The genomic region CGGCGCCAGGGGGGCCACCCGGCGCGCCGGACCTTCCAGGCGCTGCGCATCGCCGTCAACGACGAACTGAACGCGCTGGAGCGCGGCCTCCGGGCGGCCATGGAAGCGCTCAACCCCGGCGGGCGCCTGGCGGTGATCAGCTTCCACTCGCTGGAGGACCGCATCGTCAAGCGACGCTTCCAGGAAGCGTCGCGGTCCGGAGGGTGGCGGTTGCTCACGCCCACCCCGGTCTCGCCGGGCACCCGGGAGGTCGAGGCCAACCCTCGCGCGCGCAGCGCCAAGCTCCGTGTGCTGGAACGTTCGGGCCCGGTGGGGGGCGGTTCTAATGCGGAGGCGGGCGAATAGCGATGCAGGGTAGCCGAGCGGTTGCGCGGGGCCGGCCGCAGGAGGGGGCGGGGCGGGCCGCGCGCTCGCCGCGCCGCCGTCCCGCCGCCCGGGAGGGTCGCCGCTCCGAGCTGCGCTTCCTCGGGGGGCTGGCGCTCCTCTGGCTGCTGGCGGTGGGCGTGGTCGTCCTCCACGTACAGGTGAGCAGCGCCGCCTACCGGCTCGATCAGGAGGCCAGCCGCCTGGCCGCGCTCCGCCAGCAGGAGGCGCTCCTGGCGGCGCAGGCCGCCAGCCTCGACTCGCCGCAGCGCGTGCTGAGCGAGGCGCGTACCAAGCTGGGACTGGTGACGCCGCAGGCTTCCCCCATCCCGCTCCGGCCCGGCCGGCCCGCCGGGGCGCCGCCGGCGCCGGCCGGCAGGCAGGCGGTGGTGCGGTTGCCACCCCCGCCGCAGCCTTCCCCCGAACGGGCGGCGGTCCAGTCCTGGTGGGGCCACGCCGTCCGCTTCGCCCAGGCGCTCTGGGCGCTCGGCCGGTGACGGTCTGCGCGGACCGGTCGCCAGCTCCGCGTCGCACGGTGCGAGACGGTGAGAGAGGAAGCGGGTGAGGTGGAGGACGATGAGGGCCGAGGGTAGGCGCCGCCTGGCCGTGGTGCTGATCGGGACGCTCGCGGCGCTGCTCCTCCTGGCCGTCCGTGTCGCCTACCTGCAGCTCTGGCGCGGCTCGGAGCTGGCCAGACAGGCGCAGGAGACGCGCACCCACGACCTTCCCGTCGCCCCCAAACGCGGCGAGATCGTCGACACCCGCGGCCGTCCCCTGGCGGTGGACGTCACCGCCCAGACGGTGGTGGCCAACCCGGCCGAGATCACCGACCCGGCGGGGGAGGCGGCCAAGCTGGCACCCGTGCTGGACGTGCCCGAGCCGGTCATCCGCCAGATCCTCTCCACCCGCAGCTCGTACCAGTACGTGAAGAGGAAGGTGGACCCGAAGACCGCCCAGGCCGTCCGCGACCTCCACCTGCCCGGGATCTACCTGACCCAGGAGAGCTCCCGCTTCTACCCCGACGGCATCCTGGCCGCCAACGTCCTGGGTTTCACCGGCATCGACAACCAGGGGCTGGACGGCGTGGAGGCGGTCTACAACAAGGAGCTGCAGGGCAAGCCGGGAGCGATCCGCCTCCAGTTCGACGCCCGCTCGCAGCCGCTTCCCCAGGCGGGCGCCGTCTACAAGAAGCCGGAGGACGGCATGACCCTGGAGCTCACCATCGACCGGACCGTCCAGACCATCGTGGAGCAGGAGATCGAGCGCGTCTTCCAGCGCGTCCATCCGCTGGGAGCGTGGGCCCTGGTCATGGACCCCAACACCGGCGCCATCCTGGGCATGGCCCAGCGCCCCAGCCTCGACCCGAACCGCTGGCAGCAGCTCTCCGGCCAGGAGCTGCAGAGGCTCTCGCGCGACCTCCTCATCGACAACACCTACCCGCCGGGGTCGGTCTTCAAGCCGGTCACGGCCGCCATCGCCATCGAGACCGGCAAGGTGACCCCCGAGACGCCCTTCTACGACCCCGGCAGCGCCCGCATCCTGGGCCAGACCATCTCCAACTGGAACGGCGCCGGCCGGGGGGCGACCAATTTCGGCGAGGGCTTCCAGGACTCGGCCAACGTCGTCTTCGCCAAGACGGGGCTGATGATCGGCAAGAGCACCTTCTACGAGTACCTGAGGAAGTTCGGCTTCATGGGAACCACCGGCGTCGACCTCCCCGGCGAGGCGCTGAGCATCATGCCGCCGGAGTCGCGAGCCACCGACCTCGACCTGGCGCTGATGGCCTTCGGCCAGACCC from Bacillota bacterium harbors:
- a CDS encoding penicillin-binding transpeptidase domain-containing protein — protein: MRAEGRRRLAVVLIGTLAALLLLAVRVAYLQLWRGSELARQAQETRTHDLPVAPKRGEIVDTRGRPLAVDVTAQTVVANPAEITDPAGEAAKLAPVLDVPEPVIRQILSTRSSYQYVKRKVDPKTAQAVRDLHLPGIYLTQESSRFYPDGILAANVLGFTGIDNQGLDGVEAVYNKELQGKPGAIRLQFDARSQPLPQAGAVYKKPEDGMTLELTIDRTVQTIVEQEIERVFQRVHPLGAWALVMDPNTGAILGMAQRPSLDPNRWQQLSGQELQRLSRDLLIDNTYPPGSVFKPVTAAIAIETGKVTPETPFYDPGSARILGQTISNWNGAGRGATNFGEGFQDSANVVFAKTGLMIGKSTFYEYLRKFGFMGTTGVDLPGEALSIMPPESRATDLDLALMAFGQTLTVTPIAMARAIAAIANGGYLVTPHVAKALLSPDGRVVRTFEWKPQGRVISAQTAATVRSLMERVVQNGTGVEGQIPGYRVGGKTGTSQKVIGGRVVPGKNIASFIGLVPIDRPRLLIYVMVDEPQGVPYGGQVAAPVFHDIAVQVLNVLHIPPDAKVGNGTAPGGQEQDTLVPNLVNLDRKTAEGLAQESGVQLRFLGGGPLVLRQLPAKGAVVVRGSIVYAYTDPAPGSPAAQGKVTVPDLQGRLLGDAADLLASVGLRMEAEGDGVVTGQTPAAGSLVDPGTVVRLRLTAAPQEGVTGPP